Part of the Garra rufa chromosome 8, GarRuf1.0, whole genome shotgun sequence genome, cattatttacttaccTTTAAGGCatcaaggtgtatatgacttccttctttcagacaaatgcaatcggagttatattaaaaataatctttgcactgacagactttagAATGGCCttggcgggtgtttctcttcaacagtccagaaatagtccaataaagtgcatccatccatgatAAAAAGTTGGCTCCGGGAGGTGAAGAAAGGCCTCTTATATTGAactgatgcgtttgtgtaagaaaaatatccatatttaaactgtagtaatcactttaatctatctTATCTACGGGCAGATGACACGTTGCACATGCGCCGCTCTGAAGTGACGAACACAAACACGCAGTGGAGAGTTCAAAACAAAACAGTCACAaaatagaagtacaaaacaaggatttgtaaaagtaaaatgtcagaggattttgatataagtcaagaggagactggttttctctggttttctttgctaaagtaagTAAACTTTGcatcctttgctcctgtaaacaaacatcgATTTGTGCGAGACTCGCCAGCGCATTTACTACGCCAACGTCCTACGTCATCTGTCTGGTACGATCAGTTGGTGCAAgctgattattacattttaaatatggatatttttcttacacaaatgcattgattcaggaggcttttattcaccccccggagccatatgaggcactttttattacggatatatgcactttattggacttgttttggactgttgaagacaAACACCCGtccatgccattataaagcttggaggtcccaggataatttttaatatttaattctgattgcatttgtctgaaagaaggaagtcatatacacctaggatgcctggaggatgagtaaataatgggctaatcttcatttttgggtgaactaaccctttatattgcagatataaataaataattttggccTATGGTGAGATAAATTAGGGTTATTGAGTGCTGTTCTTCTGTATGTTCTTTTAAACAATCAAAATGCCCAAATTTGGGCAATTTACTaacttttgtgtttgtgtttatatatacgtttataatatatttatcacttacagtcgtggccaagttttgagaatgacacaaatattagttttcacaaagtttgctgctaaactgcttttagatctttgtttcagttgtttctgtgatgtactggaatataattacaagcacttcatacgtttcaaaggcttttatcgacaattacatgacatttatgcaaagagtcagtatttgcagtgttggcccttctttttcaggacctctgcaattcgactgagcatgctctcaatcaacttctgggccaaatcctgactgatagcaacccattctttcataatcacttcttggagtttgtcagaattagtgggattgtgtttgtccacccgcctcttgaggattgaccacaagttctcaatgggattaagatctggggagtttccaggccatggacccaaaatttcaacgttttggtccccgagccacttagttatcacttttgccttatggcacggtgctccattgtgctgcattgttcttcaccaaactgttgttggattgttggaagaagttgccgttggagggtgttttggtaccattctttattcacggctgtgtttttgggcaaaattgtgagtgagcccactcccttggatgagaagcaaccccacacatgaatggtctcaggatgctttactgttggcatgacacaggactgatggtagtgctcaccttttcttctccggacaagcctttttccagatgccccaaacaattggaaagaggcttcatcggagaatatgactttgccccagtcctcagcagtccattcgccatactttttgcagaagatcaatctgtccctgatgtttgtttgttttttggagagaagtggcttctttgctgcccttcttgacaccaggccatcttccaaaagtcttggcctcactgtgggtgcagatgcgctcacacctgcctgctgccattcctgagcaagctctgcactggtggcactccgatcccgcagctgaatcctctttaggagacgatcctggcgcttgctggactttcttggacgccctgaagccttcttaacaagaattgaacttctttccttgaagttcttgatgatcttataaattgttgatttaggtgcaatcttagtagccacaatatccttgcctgtgaagccattttttatgcaacgcaatgatggctgcacgcgtttctttgcaggtcaccatggttaacaatggaagaacaatgatttcaagcatcaccctccttttaacatgtcaagtctgtcattctaacccaatcagcctgacataatgatctccagccttgtgctggtcataattctcacctgagttaacaaaactattactgaaatgatctcagcaggtcctttaatgacagcagtgaaatgcagtggaaagtttttttcaggattaagttaattttcatggcaaagaaggactatgcaattcatctgatcactcttcataacattctggagtatatgcaaattgctattataaaaacttaagcagcaacttttccaattaccaatatttatgtaattctcaaaacttttggccacgactgtacatttaaAGCAAGAGAATCAAAATATTTCACAGCCATCAACAAAGCATTTGCTTTACAAATACGTTTTATTTTCTCAGATTGCTTGTTATTCAACAattaactttaaaatatattttaatgaaagGGGAACAATAGGAAGTTTTACATTGGAATTGTTTTGTCAAACAAAAGCCTTAAAATTAACATATGGAAATATATGTTTGTTTTAGGATTTTACTCTATTGATGAAACACTTGCTGAATTGTCAGTCTCATTGTAAACAATTGTGCTGATGACTATATATTGAATTTAAAACAATATATGAgtgtatttttgtcttatttataTGCCATTATCAATTGAAAGCAAAttcattaagactttttaagactgtTTGCTCTTTTAGTCTGAATTATTAGcctgatattttattatatttatgtataacTGAAATGGTTTTCCGTTTTATTACcataaaaaatgtcattttttataaaattgcTTTTAGAACGCAGAGATGTCCTGAAAACCAAAACTGCAGCACTAACCGGGTCACTGTAATGTCAGTGAAACCACCGAGTCAAGCCACCTACACGCGCCTTGTACACCGCGTGTTTCCATAGCAACAACATCCGCCTCATTCTCGCCCGACTTTTGATAGAGTGCGCGCGCAGCCGCCCGCCACTACAGAGATTGTCTCATTATTGGGGGATTTTTCGGCCAAACATTTCCTTACGTCAGTGACAACCGGTTAGTTTTGACTCAAGCGGAAACTCAGCTTCAGTTCGGTGTCGTGGGCGCGGTTTCAGGCAGCCGGGCGGCTATTGGACACCTCACGGATCCGTTAACCGACAAGAGCGTCTGTCTTCGCCTTCTGTACGGAAGCCGAGATGGAAAAAGGCGAAAAAATTGTCCGGTTCTTGAACGAATCGCCCTATTGAGTCAGATCTTTTAAGCGAATCATTTAAACCGTTTCACAACGAGGAACGATTTACAAATTGGACTGAATCAATCCAagctttatatcttgcaattttgagtttatataggCCTATCACAATTCAAGAGCAAAAAAGgtttgaattatgagatataagctCAAAATTGCAGGGGAAAAAGTATGACATGACATTCAAGAAATTATGGATCATCTATAAAATTTCACATGTAACAAACaagaggaaacacacacacacacacacacacacacacacacacacacacacacacacacacacacacacacacacacacacacacacacacacacatacacaaaggacaaaaataagctgaataaataaaataaaatgaatacaattgtaaatatttaatagcctaataaaaaatactaaacaaattaactagattaaaaaataatgtttccaCCACAGACTTCtcaattttagctttttttcccctcagaattctaactttttttctgaattgtaaTGAACTAATAATGGCAAGAAAATGTAATtattgtgagatttaaaaaaaattaattacctttttttgcaaaaaaaaaaaaacaaacaaacaaaaaaaaaaaaaaacaattgtgagaagtaaactcAAATTCAgagggggaaaagtcagaattgcgagatttgaTTTTGCAATTTgaattgcaattttgagtttatataggCTTATCACAGTTCTAGggcaaaaaaactgaattgtgaaatattaactcAAAATTGCGGGGGAAAAAGTAGCCTAGGAATTGTGAAGGGGTAAAAAATAATCGAAAttcgtttttaattatttattctgtGGCGGAAACAACTTCCATAGTAAGCGAACTAAACCTTATCAATAGAATTGTCCAAATGTAAATACTGTATCAAGAAATTAGCTTTCTCGGAAGATTAATGACCAGGTAATGACCTAATTACGTCAGAACGTAAAAGAATCAGTGAATCATTCTTGAACTGATTCCTTCGAACGAACCGCTTGGAAGAACCGGTTCGCCAAAATGACTCGGACTTCACAATAGTGGAGCGGAGCGGAGCGGCGGAGGATCCCCACCCGTGAGCATGGCGGTGTGCTAGTCTATTAATGAAGACCGGAGAGAGCAGACAGAGATGGAAAACACTAATATGTGCCCCGATCGCTTCAAATAACCTGGCTTTAACGGACTGTGTTTTGATTTACTAATGCCAGAGGCACTCTGCTGGGTTTCTCCATGCAGCCTTCGTTTACTTCTATAGGATGGTGAGCTGAGCAGATAAAAAGCACAAGTTATTGGTGATTGCATCTATTCAAGCATTCCCCGTTGTGAATTATAGGCGCGTGTGGGCCGCCGGTGCTCCGTGATCATGAAGCGCTGCTGCGGGAAGCGTGTCTTTGTGCGAGGCGTGTTTATGTCCGCGGACAGGCTCGTTTAAACGCCCTAAACATGAATGCCATTGTCATGTCGAGAGCCGTGTgagtttattttgattttttgaacTGTTCAGACGGGAGAGATGCGTGAGTATAAAGTGGTGGTCCTCGGGAGCGGCGGGGTCGGTAAATCCGCCCTCACCGTACAGTTCGTCACCGGGACGTTTATTGAGAAGTACGACCCGACCATCGAGGATTTCTACCGTAAGGAGATCGAGGTGGACTCGTCGCCGTCGGTGCTGGAGATCCTGGACACGGCGGGCACGGAGCAGTTCGCGTCCATGCGGGACCTGTACATCAAAAACGGACAAGGCTTCATTCTGGTCTACAGTCTGGTCAACCAGCAGAGCTTTCAGGACATCAAACCCATGAGAGACCAGATCATCCGAGTCAAGAGGTGAGATCCTATAACCGTCTGGAATTACTGTGTCGGAGCTTTGCTGTAGATGACATGTCATTGCATACGATGAAAACAATCTTAACATATCTGTCAGTtcgtctgtgtgtgtctgtacaGTGTGAGTGTAGTTGGGCCTCTACAGGCCTGTTGCTCGAGTTTTGATGTGCCGCATCCAGTGTTTCAAACGCACTGCTGTCTGCATGAAAGATTCATGCAGAAGTGATGCGATGCACTTGACTGCTGCTCTAAACCTGATCCACAGTTTTCAGGAACAACGAAATAGCATTCAGATGCTGTTCTCGTGTATTCATGCATCATTGTAATGATTTTGTGATAAATCTTTTAGTGTGTTTGAAAAGAAAACAGAAGTCTGGTGGCTTTTAGTCCATACATGTGAGCTTTGAAGCTTCTAGATGCAATGTTGACAATATTAGTTGTTAGCTTACTTAAAATTGGGTCTTTTACTTCCAAAAAATAGGATGATgattatagatagacagacagatcgTTTATATTCAGGTGTCAAGTGTAATTGCAAGTTGCTGTAATTTAGAGAACTGCAAGGCTTAAATTAGTCAAATTCATTTGAGCATTCAAAACACCCTTAAATTATCTAAAAAAGGAAATTCACTTTCTAATTGTGGGTGTGTTCATCAAAACAAttgcaaaatgtgttttttttttatctgaaatgCAATTTGATCACTTTATTTTGTGGTTTTATATGTGCATTTTACAAATGCATTTTATCTAGACATAGAAGTAGAATGTTTTTTGTAATTAAAGAATGCTTTTTGGCCTACAGAAGGTAAGTctatta contains:
- the rap2aa gene encoding ras-related protein Rap-2a: MREYKVVVLGSGGVGKSALTVQFVTGTFIEKYDPTIEDFYRKEIEVDSSPSVLEILDTAGTEQFASMRDLYIKNGQGFILVYSLVNQQSFQDIKPMRDQIIRVKRYEKVPVILVGNKVDLESEREVSVREGQALAEEWGCPFIETSAKSKTMVDELFAEIVRQMDYAAQPDKDDPCCSSCNIQ